The DNA window GTGTCGGGAGTGCAACCGACCCACGAGAGCCAGCTGCACCTGTATGGAACGATTGGCGGGCGCCGCGTGCCCTCCACTCCATCGGTAATGGAGGTCACGACCATGGTCGAGAAGCCAACGCCGACCTTGGCCGAACAGGAGCTCTTCATCTCCGGACTCCGGGCGGGCAACTACTACTGCTTTTTCGGAATCCACGCCCTGACTCCGAAGGTCATGGAATCCCTGGACCGCAAGGTATCCGCATTGCAGGAGGGTGAGACGCTCGGCCTGACCTCGACTTTGGCGGAAATCGCCCACTCGGAAAAGTACCTCGCGGTCGAGATCGACGGACAACGCTTCAACATCGGCGAACGCTACGGACTGCTCCGCGCCCAACTCTCTCTGGCGCTGGCCGGGCCTCATCGCGACGAGATCCTCAGCATGCTGATCGAGATCACCGCCACCTCCCGGCCATGACCCTCCCCCGCCCGACATCACGGTTGGTCGAGATCATCACCACCGGAGATCCCGCGCGTCGCGAT is part of the Haloferula helveola genome and encodes:
- a CDS encoding sugar phosphate nucleotidyltransferase → MSFRKAVVTAASPTESHLPLQTLVDPEGVSRPALEILLDDLFAAGLDSAAVVIAPGKRDAYLNAAGARADRLTLIEQTEPRGYGHAVWTARDYTEDDPFVLLVGDHLFHSRKQTSCVAQLLEVAAGHDGCVSGVQPTHESQLHLYGTIGGRRVPSTPSVMEVTTMVEKPTPTLAEQELFISGLRAGNYYCFFGIHALTPKVMESLDRKVSALQEGETLGLTSTLAEIAHSEKYLAVEIDGQRFNIGERYGLLRAQLSLALAGPHRDEILSMLIEITATSRP